From a region of the Gemmatimonas aurantiaca genome:
- a CDS encoding DUF6438 domain-containing protein, whose protein sequence is MNMRSRIALFALLVIGSVTGSACRTPAAERNPGDSTTMPAGTQSGTSSADGPATASMPAALLLERGPCYGRCPVYSVALFTDGSVYFDGRDHVGSSGIHKSAVASSDVAALLARFRQGFFALKDTLYTQDTPGCGNFVTDGPSINIALQDGTRSRRVRLDGGCTGAPALIRQFGAAIDSVARTSSWIVGNGGTD, encoded by the coding sequence ATGAACATGCGCTCCCGCATCGCCCTGTTCGCGCTGCTCGTGATTGGCTCGGTGACCGGTTCGGCGTGCCGTACGCCGGCCGCCGAGCGGAATCCCGGGGATTCCACGACCATGCCGGCGGGTACCCAATCGGGTACGTCGTCGGCAGATGGTCCGGCCACCGCGAGCATGCCCGCCGCGCTCCTTCTGGAGCGCGGCCCCTGCTACGGACGGTGCCCGGTGTACAGCGTGGCGCTCTTCACCGACGGCAGTGTGTATTTCGATGGACGGGACCACGTGGGCAGCAGCGGCATCCACAAGAGCGCGGTCGCGTCATCGGATGTCGCGGCGCTGCTCGCGCGGTTCCGTCAGGGCTTCTTCGCGCTGAAGGACACCCTGTACACACAGGATACGCCGGGCTGCGGCAACTTCGTGACCGATGGCCCGTCCATCAACATCGCGCTGCAGGATGGAACACGCAGTCGGCGCGTGCGTCTCGATGGGGGGTGCACGGGCGCTCCTGCTCTCATTCGTCAATTCGGTGCGGCGATCGACAGTGTCGCGCGCACCTCGTCCTGGATCGTCGGAAACGGAGGAACGGACTGA
- a CDS encoding serine/threonine-protein kinase has translation MIGRVVGNYRIVDRLGDGGMGSVYRAVDRMLDREVAIKVLRPDLARKEALVERFRQEAKALARLSHPRIATLHGLEQHGDELLMIMEFVRGDTLETIVERSGRITWPRACELCIAMLDALDHAHDMGVVHRDIKPANVMLAHNGAVKVMDFGIARMLGRSRQTQVGHAVGTPMYMAPEQLRGQEVDGRTDLYAVGAVLFELITGRMAFDADSDYALMMKKLNDPPPPPSEFVPEVPSIVDHIVFRAMANEPTHRFPNAMAFSQELARALELAPAAARTRNEKRSTPAPETRLAVDAGPDDHPDADVADADAPVTREPQRELRRELRRDARPDAGPDAHSAGSIAETRLADARPVAQTRLAEASITSTGEYPKPTRIGSSMESTATGNGTGITAHRWTDWRVYAAAGVIFAAAGLGVRAWRTPPAPPPEQPAADTVAVTPDPAGGGSVSNAPGEDASSLRVPPAAGPVPSEPVVPPSSPPAGSGSRERTPNPPAQRARGGGSSDGSSGSNEPPRSGGDDVRSVVPPVTPSPSPAPATVETASAARDAIRSVLSNALGELAQVSGAESLLQGNLRSDWVALAREGRISVGAPQGLDVDLQGSHANASFSSDVNVRSPFGANRKRSGQFTAELQRDGSRWRVLSVRPSGALSLK, from the coding sequence ATGATCGGGCGTGTCGTCGGGAACTACCGCATCGTCGACCGGCTCGGCGACGGGGGGATGGGCAGTGTGTACCGGGCGGTCGATCGCATGCTCGACCGTGAAGTGGCCATCAAGGTGCTGCGCCCCGATCTCGCGCGGAAGGAAGCGCTGGTGGAGCGTTTCCGGCAGGAAGCCAAGGCGCTGGCGCGTCTGAGTCATCCGCGCATCGCCACGCTGCACGGTCTCGAGCAACACGGCGACGAACTGCTGATGATCATGGAGTTCGTGCGTGGCGACACACTGGAAACGATCGTGGAACGCTCGGGGCGCATCACCTGGCCGCGGGCGTGCGAATTGTGCATCGCCATGCTCGATGCGCTCGATCATGCACACGATATGGGCGTGGTGCACCGCGACATCAAGCCGGCGAACGTCATGCTGGCGCACAATGGCGCCGTGAAGGTGATGGACTTCGGCATCGCGCGCATGCTGGGTCGCAGCCGACAGACCCAGGTGGGACACGCGGTGGGCACGCCGATGTACATGGCGCCGGAGCAGCTGCGCGGTCAGGAAGTGGACGGCCGCACCGATCTCTATGCGGTCGGGGCGGTGCTCTTCGAACTCATCACGGGCCGCATGGCGTTCGACGCCGATTCGGACTATGCGCTCATGATGAAGAAGCTCAATGATCCCCCACCGCCGCCCAGTGAATTCGTGCCCGAGGTTCCGTCGATCGTGGACCACATCGTGTTCCGCGCGATGGCCAACGAACCGACACATCGCTTCCCGAACGCGATGGCGTTTTCGCAGGAGCTGGCACGGGCGCTCGAACTCGCACCGGCGGCGGCGCGCACACGGAACGAGAAGCGTTCCACCCCCGCACCGGAGACGCGGCTGGCGGTGGATGCCGGCCCGGACGATCACCCGGATGCGGATGTGGCGGACGCCGACGCACCCGTCACGCGCGAGCCGCAACGCGAATTGCGGCGTGAATTGCGGCGTGATGCGCGACCCGATGCGGGACCGGATGCGCATTCCGCCGGGTCGATCGCGGAAACCCGTCTTGCCGATGCCCGCCCGGTTGCACAAACGCGGCTCGCGGAGGCGTCGATCACGAGCACAGGGGAGTATCCGAAGCCCACACGGATCGGCTCTTCCATGGAGTCCACGGCAACCGGCAACGGTACGGGCATTACGGCGCATCGCTGGACCGACTGGCGTGTCTACGCCGCGGCGGGCGTGATCTTCGCCGCGGCCGGTCTGGGTGTACGGGCCTGGCGTACACCGCCGGCGCCTCCGCCGGAGCAGCCGGCCGCCGATACCGTGGCCGTCACTCCCGATCCAGCGGGCGGGGGTTCGGTCTCCAATGCGCCGGGCGAAGACGCCTCCTCGCTGCGTGTTCCGCCGGCCGCGGGACCGGTGCCGTCGGAACCCGTCGTTCCCCCTTCCTCTCCACCCGCCGGCTCGGGCAGCCGCGAGCGTACACCGAATCCCCCGGCGCAGCGTGCGCGAGGCGGCGGATCATCGGATGGATCGTCCGGCTCCAACGAACCTCCACGCAGCGGAGGCGACGATGTACGATCGGTTGTTCCACCCGTCACGCCGTCGCCGAGTCCTGCGCCCGCCACCGTGGAAACGGCGAGCGCGGCGCGTGACGCCATTCGCTCCGTGCTTTCGAATGCGTTGGGTGAACTCGCCCAGGTCTCCGGTGCGGAATCCCTGCTGCAGGGCAATCTCAGGAGCGACTGGGTCGCATTGGCCCGCGAAGGGCGTATCTCGGTGGGCGCGCCGCAGGGCCTCGACGTGGATCTCCAGGGATCCCATGCCAACGCCTCCTTCTCCTCCGACGTGAACGTGCGCTCGCCCTTTGGTGCGAACCGCAAGCGCTCGGGGCAATTCACGGCGGAACTGCAACGCGACGGCTCACGCTGGCGTGTGCTGAGCGTGCGGCCTTCGGGCGCGCTCTCGCTGAAATAG
- a CDS encoding Stp1/IreP family PP2C-type Ser/Thr phosphatase: protein MSLLQTVVGWFTGQSTASPASSARRHVDPLRDTNDQRRVVAAAAPWHLETGTATDPGCVRELNEDALLLRVPDSERAMRQHGVLALVCDGMGGHEAGEVASALARDTIVHTLDVNDTQLPDALVQAIQAANRAIHDAGRRQPALRGMGTTCCALILRDGAAWCAHVGDSRCYLLRGGDLLLMTEDHSAVMDMVRRGILSLEEARHHPDKNVISRALGSHASIEVSSWNHPFIVQPDDVFLLCSDGLYDLVSDEDIRTVMTHGLPHAQVACDRLIALARERGGLDNISAVIVHLRAADRPAAAPGITRTIGIVS, encoded by the coding sequence ATGTCGTTACTGCAAACCGTCGTCGGTTGGTTCACCGGCCAGAGCACGGCCTCTCCCGCTTCGTCCGCGCGCCGACATGTCGATCCGCTGCGCGATACGAACGATCAGCGACGGGTGGTGGCCGCCGCCGCACCCTGGCATCTCGAGACCGGCACGGCCACCGATCCGGGTTGTGTGCGGGAACTCAATGAGGACGCGTTGCTGCTGCGGGTTCCCGATTCCGAACGGGCGATGCGCCAGCATGGTGTGCTGGCCCTCGTGTGCGACGGCATGGGGGGACACGAAGCCGGTGAAGTGGCCAGTGCACTCGCGCGCGACACGATCGTGCACACACTCGACGTCAATGACACCCAACTGCCCGACGCGCTGGTACAGGCCATCCAGGCAGCCAATCGTGCCATTCACGATGCCGGACGCCGGCAGCCCGCGTTGCGCGGCATGGGCACGACCTGCTGTGCGCTGATCCTGCGCGACGGCGCCGCCTGGTGCGCACACGTGGGCGATTCGCGCTGCTATCTGCTGCGGGGAGGCGATCTCCTCCTCATGACGGAAGACCACTCCGCGGTGATGGACATGGTGCGGCGCGGCATCCTCTCGCTCGAAGAGGCGCGTCATCATCCGGACAAGAATGTCATCTCGCGGGCCCTGGGCAGTCATGCCTCCATCGAGGTGAGCAGCTGGAATCATCCCTTCATCGTGCAACCCGACGATGTGTTTCTGCTCTGTTCCGACGGACTCTACGATCTCGTGAGCGATGAAGACATCCGGACGGTGATGACCCACGGATTGCCGCACGCGCAGGTGGCCTGCGACCGGCTCATCGCGCTCGCCCGGGAACGGGGTGGTCTCGACAACATCTCGGCGGTGATCGTGCATCTCCGTGCGGCCGATCGTCCGGCGGCAGCGCCCGGCATCACCCGCACGATCGGAATCGTGTCATGA
- a CDS encoding serine/threonine-protein kinase — protein sequence MSPALIRRATIGPYRVIDFVGAGGMGAVYRVMHRDTGQVAAIKMLNETAVGGTGLERFRNEARIHQALVHPNIARMFGYLEVDGLPCLVMEYIDGESLDERLRRAGPMSVPEALRVFTALAEGVEYVHRSGVVHRDLKTNNVRISENGTVKLLDFGIAMAPGAPRLTSTGNVVGTLQSLAPEQLTTGRAEPRSDIWALGIVLYEMLTGIPPFAANAPGLLGEHILKGSYSPPSALRTAVTRDVDRVVARCLRVRPDDRYPSVTALLEDIRRLHADADAPAGGLLPGWGIISEPSALLRKQISRSGEVARRASREWRLVLAGLVSVVALAFFIVTLQSPSDGGDPRKSDSTEVGGGVGMGGHTGSGTGSGVTGHADGGNASRTLRRVTIRVLEGRADVYRDDVPVGTTPYQLEAPLGAEISLVLRRAGCDDTPVRLRITEGLDAVMESMRRCRTP from the coding sequence ATGTCCCCCGCTCTCATCAGACGTGCGACGATCGGTCCGTACCGGGTCATCGATTTCGTGGGAGCGGGTGGCATGGGCGCCGTGTATCGGGTGATGCATCGCGACACCGGTCAGGTGGCCGCGATCAAGATGCTCAATGAAACAGCGGTGGGTGGCACGGGGCTCGAGCGGTTCCGCAACGAAGCCCGCATTCACCAGGCACTGGTGCATCCGAACATCGCGCGCATGTTCGGCTATCTCGAGGTCGATGGTCTGCCCTGCCTGGTGATGGAGTACATCGACGGCGAATCGCTCGACGAGCGGTTGCGCCGCGCCGGTCCCATGAGTGTGCCGGAGGCGTTGCGCGTCTTCACCGCGCTCGCCGAGGGTGTGGAATACGTGCACAGGAGCGGCGTGGTGCACCGGGACCTCAAGACGAACAATGTGCGCATCAGTGAAAACGGCACGGTGAAGCTGCTCGATTTCGGCATCGCCATGGCCCCCGGTGCGCCGCGTCTCACCAGCACGGGCAATGTGGTGGGTACCTTGCAATCGCTCGCGCCCGAGCAGCTCACCACGGGGCGCGCCGAGCCGCGTTCGGACATCTGGGCGCTCGGCATCGTGCTGTACGAGATGCTCACCGGCATTCCACCGTTCGCCGCCAATGCACCCGGATTGCTGGGTGAGCACATCCTCAAGGGCAGTTACTCGCCGCCTTCCGCGCTGCGCACCGCGGTGACGCGTGACGTGGACCGCGTGGTGGCGCGATGTCTGCGTGTGCGTCCCGATGACCGCTATCCGTCGGTGACCGCACTGCTCGAGGACATCCGCCGGCTGCATGCGGATGCCGATGCACCGGCCGGTGGACTGCTGCCGGGATGGGGCATCATCTCGGAACCGTCGGCCTTGCTGCGCAAACAGATCAGCCGGAGCGGCGAGGTGGCGCGACGCGCCTCCCGCGAATGGCGTCTGGTGCTGGCGGGGCTCGTCTCGGTGGTCGCGCTGGCGTTCTTCATCGTGACCCTGCAGAGCCCCTCCGACGGCGGCGATCCCCGGAAATCCGATTCGACGGAGGTCGGCGGGGGTGTCGGTATGGGCGGACACACGGGCAGCGGTACGGGCAGCGGTGTGACCGGTCACGCGGATGGCGGCAATGCATCCCGAACCCTGCGTCGGGTGACCATCCGCGTGCTCGAAGGCCGGGCCGACGTGTATCGCGACGACGTGCCCGTGGGCACGACGCCCTATCAGCTCGAGGCGCCACTCGGTGCCGAAATCTCGCTGGTGCTTCGGCGCGCCGGCTGCGACGACACGCCCGTGCGTTTGCGCATCACCGAAGGTCTCGATGCGGTGATGGAAAGCATGCGGCGCTGTCGGACTCCCTGA
- a CDS encoding trypsin-like peptidase domain-containing protein translates to MERVVLRHLKGSKASQLEEFPLEQFAELTIGRDPSAGVRFDPDKDDLVGRQHARIARDANDPYRFTLTDLNSRNGTFLNKLRVVGDRPLQPGDVIQLGAGGPELQFDIDPLPAMYVKATRLGGAVAGVAETRVGAPPAASGSSGSGGTGNAPAPTNSIGKATVERMIGETRNQGRRNMFAVLGVAAALIIGVVGYNRLQADKLEEQGGKTKARLDSLGKATGRAGELSKQLQPAEIAAAHSPAVVQVDFSWKLTHRGSGGQVYHRLVPNVIKMRDGSRRPIVDNGRQMVPAYVQVGSAIEPALTLDQNAGEPIGVSSRGSGFVVTSNGFIITNRHVAYNWQTWYRFNPNDVGPILDGRTGQPMLDEGGNPVVTRPPGQWIPSETKQAGPKGDIGDFQARVEYLYVRFPKDPTPFEAANVRPSQRHDVALIKVDAPQALSYVNMEDTYDKTRQGDAVTVMGYPGVSDEVITVIKSRDMFNREAQQRILPDPTLSTGNIGKILRAADTEVRDGFITLAPGGDTYQLTINSTGGGNSGGPMFDAFGNVIGIYFAGKTTDAQISFAIPIRYAMELLKIGDPTAR, encoded by the coding sequence ATGGAACGCGTCGTCCTCCGCCATCTGAAAGGGTCGAAGGCCAGTCAGCTCGAGGAATTCCCGCTGGAGCAGTTCGCCGAACTCACCATCGGCCGCGATCCCAGTGCCGGCGTGCGGTTCGACCCGGACAAGGACGACCTCGTGGGTCGACAGCATGCCCGTATCGCCCGCGATGCCAACGATCCCTATCGGTTCACACTGACCGATCTGAACAGCCGCAACGGCACGTTCCTCAACAAACTGCGCGTGGTGGGCGATCGTCCGCTGCAACCGGGCGACGTGATCCAGCTTGGCGCCGGCGGTCCGGAACTGCAGTTCGACATCGATCCGTTGCCGGCCATGTATGTGAAGGCCACGCGTCTTGGCGGAGCCGTGGCGGGTGTGGCGGAAACGCGCGTCGGTGCGCCACCGGCGGCGTCCGGATCGTCCGGGTCCGGCGGGACGGGCAACGCACCCGCGCCGACCAACAGCATCGGCAAGGCCACGGTGGAGCGCATGATTGGCGAGACCCGCAACCAGGGTCGTCGCAACATGTTCGCGGTCCTCGGCGTCGCGGCCGCTCTGATCATCGGCGTGGTGGGGTACAATCGCCTGCAGGCCGACAAACTCGAGGAACAGGGCGGCAAGACCAAGGCCCGTCTCGACAGTCTGGGCAAGGCGACGGGCCGCGCGGGGGAATTGTCGAAGCAACTGCAACCGGCGGAGATCGCGGCCGCGCATTCCCCGGCCGTGGTGCAGGTGGATTTCAGCTGGAAGCTCACGCATCGGGGTTCGGGCGGACAGGTCTATCATCGCCTCGTGCCCAACGTCATCAAGATGCGCGACGGGTCGCGTCGTCCGATCGTGGACAACGGTCGTCAGATGGTTCCCGCGTACGTGCAGGTGGGCAGTGCGATCGAACCGGCACTCACACTCGATCAGAATGCCGGTGAACCCATCGGCGTGAGTTCGCGCGGCTCGGGCTTCGTCGTGACGTCCAACGGTTTCATCATCACGAACCGGCACGTGGCGTACAACTGGCAGACGTGGTATCGCTTCAATCCGAACGACGTGGGTCCGATTCTCGACGGACGCACCGGTCAGCCGATGCTCGACGAAGGCGGCAATCCCGTCGTGACACGTCCGCCGGGTCAGTGGATTCCGTCGGAAACGAAGCAGGCCGGTCCCAAGGGTGACATCGGCGACTTCCAGGCCCGCGTGGAATATCTGTACGTCCGCTTTCCGAAGGACCCGACACCGTTCGAAGCCGCCAACGTGCGTCCCTCGCAGCGTCACGATGTCGCGCTCATCAAGGTCGACGCACCGCAGGCACTGTCGTACGTCAACATGGAAGACACCTACGACAAGACGCGACAGGGTGATGCCGTCACGGTCATGGGATACCCGGGCGTGTCCGACGAAGTGATCACCGTGATCAAGTCGCGTGACATGTTCAACCGCGAGGCGCAGCAGCGCATCCTGCCCGATCCGACGCTGTCCACGGGCAACATCGGCAAGATCCTGCGGGCCGCCGATACCGAAGTACGCGACGGATTCATCACGCTGGCTCCCGGTGGTGACACCTATCAGCTGACGATCAACTCCACGGGTGGTGGCAACAGCGGCGGGCCGATGTTCGATGCCTTCGGCAACGTCATCGGCATCTACTTCGCCGGCAAGACCACCGACGCGCAGATCTCGTTCGCGATCCCGATCCGGTACGCCATGGAGCTGCTCAAGATCGGCGACCCGACCGCGCGCTGA
- a CDS encoding DUF6524 family protein, with protein sequence MANDPGPRGLLLRAVAALFLVFATYNPEGISYFHWAIAPLRTGVQTSGPASLKFLAGLALLAAWVVFLNATRRSIGLGGAMIVLAISGGLVWLLLDLGIVSASSGRGLTHVVLFCTALLLAVGMSWSHLSRRLSGQVDMDQTD encoded by the coding sequence ATGGCCAACGACCCGGGTCCCCGCGGCCTCCTGCTGCGCGCCGTTGCGGCACTGTTTCTCGTCTTCGCGACCTACAATCCCGAGGGGATTTCGTACTTCCACTGGGCGATCGCGCCGCTGCGCACCGGTGTGCAGACCTCCGGTCCGGCCTCGCTCAAGTTCCTGGCCGGTCTCGCCCTGCTGGCGGCGTGGGTCGTGTTCCTGAACGCCACCCGACGTTCCATCGGACTGGGCGGCGCGATGATCGTGCTGGCCATCTCCGGTGGACTGGTATGGCTGCTGCTCGACCTCGGCATCGTGAGCGCATCCTCGGGACGGGGACTCACGCACGTCGTGCTCTTCTGCACCGCCCTCCTGCTGGCCGTGGGCATGAGCTGGTCGCATCTGTCGCGCCGCCTGAGCGGTCAGGTGGACATGGACCAGACCGACTGA
- a CDS encoding DUF4126 domain-containing protein: MIPALPVSADALIGVAVGLGLAAAAGFRVFVPLLAAAVAAKTGVLPLSPGFEWLASTPALAALGTATVLEVGAYAVPWLDQLLDLVATPAAMIAGMLAAASVVVELPPLLKWSAVLLAAGAAGMTQGATVFTRFKSTTLTGGIGNPVVSTLELVSAVVTSAFAIFLPILTLVAVVLLLVFFTRRVHGVIFGRRGARVASEDIGPPRVPRGP, translated from the coding sequence ATGATTCCGGCTTTGCCCGTTTCCGCGGACGCCCTGATCGGCGTGGCGGTTGGCCTCGGCCTCGCAGCGGCGGCCGGTTTTCGTGTCTTCGTACCCCTGCTGGCCGCCGCCGTGGCCGCTAAGACCGGCGTGTTGCCGCTGTCACCGGGATTCGAATGGCTGGCCAGCACACCGGCGCTGGCCGCACTGGGCACGGCGACGGTGCTCGAAGTGGGCGCGTATGCCGTGCCGTGGCTCGATCAGTTGCTCGATCTGGTCGCCACACCCGCCGCCATGATCGCCGGGATGCTCGCCGCGGCCTCGGTGGTGGTGGAGTTGCCGCCGTTGCTCAAGTGGAGTGCGGTATTGCTGGCAGCGGGCGCGGCCGGCATGACGCAGGGCGCGACGGTGTTCACCCGTTTCAAGAGCACCACGTTGACGGGCGGCATCGGCAACCCGGTGGTGTCGACGCTCGAACTGGTGAGCGCCGTGGTGACCAGCGCGTTCGCGATCTTCCTGCCCATCCTGACGCTGGTGGCCGTGGTACTGCTGCTGGTGTTCTTCACGCGTCGGGTGCACGGCGTGATTTTCGGTCGCCGTGGCGCGCGGGTCGCGAGTGAGGACATCGGCCCGCCCCGTGTGCCGCGGGGGCCTTGA
- a CDS encoding DUF1080 domain-containing protein — MAHVPSVPLSIRAAVMGALLIAAPLTGSQRLGAQSGAPVIGRWDLTVQGPNGSYPSWLEVSQSGIRTLVGRFVGSGGSARPISKVEFVDNTLRFAIPPQWEPEPNDLRVEATFADDRLTGTFVTPRGDTHRFTGVRAPLLRRTGTPTWGTAITLFDGRSMDAWTPLGGTSQWAIVDGVLTNRRPGANLATKQHFTDFKLHLEFRYPKGGNSGVYLRGRYEVQVEDNGDLEPTPVHLGGVYGFLTANENASKGPGVWQTYDITLIGRRVTVVLNGKTVIADQTIPGITGGALDSNEGAPGPIYLQGDHTAVEYRNIVITPAKGP; from the coding sequence ATGGCCCATGTGCCGTCCGTGCCGTTGTCCATCCGAGCTGCCGTGATGGGCGCGCTGCTGATCGCGGCACCGCTCACGGGGTCTCAGCGACTCGGCGCGCAGTCGGGCGCCCCGGTCATCGGCCGATGGGATCTCACCGTGCAGGGGCCCAACGGGAGTTATCCCTCGTGGCTCGAAGTGAGTCAGTCGGGCATCCGTACGCTCGTGGGACGTTTCGTGGGCAGCGGCGGCAGCGCCCGCCCCATTTCGAAGGTGGAATTCGTCGACAACACCCTGCGGTTTGCGATTCCGCCACAATGGGAACCGGAGCCCAACGACCTGCGCGTGGAAGCCACCTTCGCGGACGATCGGCTCACCGGCACCTTCGTGACACCCCGCGGCGATACACATCGGTTCACCGGCGTGCGCGCGCCCTTGCTGCGCCGCACCGGCACGCCCACCTGGGGCACGGCCATCACGCTCTTCGATGGCCGGTCGATGGACGCCTGGACGCCACTCGGTGGCACCAGTCAGTGGGCCATCGTGGATGGTGTGCTCACCAACCGCCGGCCGGGCGCCAATCTCGCCACGAAGCAGCACTTCACCGACTTCAAGCTGCACCTCGAATTCCGCTATCCGAAGGGTGGCAACAGCGGCGTGTATCTGCGCGGGCGGTACGAAGTGCAGGTGGAGGACAACGGGGACCTCGAACCCACGCCGGTGCACCTCGGCGGCGTGTACGGCTTTCTCACCGCCAATGAAAACGCTTCGAAGGGACCGGGTGTCTGGCAGACCTACGACATCACGCTCATCGGGCGGCGCGTGACGGTGGTGCTCAACGGCAAGACCGTCATTGCCGATCAGACCATTCCGGGCATCACCGGCGGCGCGCTCGACAGCAACGAAGGCGCACCAGGGCCGATCTACCTGCAGGGCGATCACACGGCGGTGGAATACCGCAATATCGTCATCACGCCGGCGAAGGGACCGTAA